One region of Flavobacterium sp. GSB-24 genomic DNA includes:
- a CDS encoding MFS transporter, which produces MTNISQKLSIKEKIGYSLGDLAANLVFQTLMTYLAYFYTDIYGLSPTDSSIIMLVVGLVAAFIFNPIIGVLADRTSTKWGKFRPWILATAIPLGVVALLAFSTPDFSYKGKVIYAVVTYTLLLLFYAGNNLPYSALSGVITGDMSERNSMSSYRFVAVMFAQFFVQVFMLGIIKSAGNGDKAIGIEKVMTVLAVIGTIMLLITFLTTKERIIPKPEQKSSVKEDLGDLVKNRPWVIMLSLTTLVFITLAMKGGSYVYYFENYVDKEQLAVFIQPILDTLSNIGLNHFGNDPVSAGFGLFNAGGIIFMIVGITLSKNLADKYGKRNVFRLFLFISTLFIIAFYFYPPTSVRLMFFSQILHGFFYGITIPILWAMIADVADYSEWLNNRRATAIIFSAMMVGLKAGLSIGGALTTLFLGYFHYAPNSAVQTETAINGIKLLVSIFPAIPFLIGAGLLFFYKINKQMEVQIETELKERRT; this is translated from the coding sequence ATGACTAACATTTCACAAAAATTATCTATCAAAGAAAAAATTGGGTACAGCTTAGGAGACCTAGCCGCCAATTTAGTTTTTCAGACTTTGATGACATATCTGGCTTATTTCTATACCGATATTTACGGCTTATCGCCAACAGATTCATCTATTATAATGCTAGTCGTTGGGTTAGTTGCCGCTTTTATTTTTAATCCAATTATTGGAGTTTTAGCAGATAGAACCAGTACAAAATGGGGAAAATTCAGACCGTGGATTTTAGCAACTGCAATTCCGCTTGGAGTAGTAGCATTATTAGCCTTTTCAACTCCAGATTTCTCTTATAAAGGAAAAGTAATTTACGCAGTAGTAACTTATACTTTATTACTACTTTTTTATGCAGGAAATAATCTGCCTTATTCTGCTTTGAGCGGCGTTATAACAGGCGATATGTCCGAAAGAAACAGTATGTCGTCCTATCGTTTTGTAGCGGTTATGTTTGCTCAGTTTTTTGTTCAGGTTTTTATGCTTGGAATTATAAAAAGTGCAGGAAACGGAGACAAGGCAATTGGCATTGAAAAAGTAATGACAGTTCTAGCAGTTATTGGAACCATCATGCTTTTAATTACATTTTTGACTACCAAAGAAAGGATTATTCCAAAACCAGAACAAAAATCGAGTGTAAAAGAAGATTTAGGCGACCTAGTCAAAAACAGACCTTGGGTAATTATGCTTTCTCTTACTACTTTGGTTTTCATTACCTTGGCGATGAAAGGCGGTTCGTATGTTTATTATTTTGAAAACTATGTAGATAAAGAGCAGTTGGCAGTTTTTATTCAGCCTATTTTGGATACTTTATCAAATATAGGGTTGAATCATTTTGGAAATGATCCCGTTTCTGCAGGATTTGGATTGTTTAATGCCGGCGGAATTATATTTATGATCGTCGGAATTACATTATCTAAAAACCTGGCAGATAAATACGGAAAGCGAAATGTATTCAGATTGTTTTTATTTATTTCAACCTTATTTATTATCGCATTCTATTTCTACCCTCCAACATCAGTCAGATTGATGTTTTTCTCCCAAATTTTACATGGATTTTTCTACGGAATCACGATTCCAATTCTTTGGGCGATGATTGCTGATGTAGCTGATTATTCGGAATGGCTGAACAACCGCCGCGCAACTGCAATTATTTTCTCTGCAATGATGGTAGGTTTAAAAGCAGGATTGAGTATTGGCGGAGCCTTAACAACATTGTTTCTAGGTTATTTTCATTACGCTCCAAATTCGGCTGTACAGACGGAAACTGCCATTAACGGAATCAAATTATTGGTCAGCATCTTTCCTGCAATTCCATTTTTAATTGGAGCTGGATTATTGTTTTTCTATAAAATAAATAAACAGATGGAAGTGCAGATTGAAACAGAATTAAAAGAAAGAAGAACTTAA
- the xylA gene encoding xylose isomerase, protein MIVLGDKEYYKGIGQIKFEGKESDNPLAFKYYNPDQVVAGKTMREHFKFAIAYWHTFCGQGSDPFGPGTQQFAWDQSSDPYQAAKDKADAAFEFISKMGFDYFCFHDYDLIAEGATFAESEKRLAFITDYLKQKKAESGIKLLWGTSNCFSNPRFMNGAATNPDFNVVARAGGQVKLALDATIALGGENYVFWGGREGYMSLLNTDMGRELDHMAQFLAMSRDYARSQGFKGTFFIEPKPMEPSKHQYDFDSATAIGFLKEYGLDKDFKINIEVNHATLAQHTFQHELEVAAKAGMLGSIDANRGDYQNGWDTDQFPNNIQETTEAMLVFLKAGGLQGGGVNFDAKIRRNSTDLEDVFLAHIGGADTFARALLTADKIITSSPYEKLRKERYSSFDSGKGKDFADGKLNLKDLYDIANQNGELTLQSGKQELFENIINQYI, encoded by the coding sequence ATGATAGTTTTAGGAGATAAAGAATACTACAAAGGTATTGGCCAAATTAAATTTGAAGGTAAAGAATCTGATAATCCGTTGGCATTTAAATATTATAATCCAGACCAAGTCGTAGCTGGAAAAACAATGCGCGAGCACTTTAAATTTGCTATCGCTTACTGGCATACTTTCTGCGGACAAGGAAGTGATCCATTCGGACCTGGAACACAGCAATTTGCTTGGGACCAATCTTCAGATCCATATCAGGCGGCTAAAGATAAAGCAGATGCTGCTTTTGAATTTATCAGCAAAATGGGATTCGATTATTTCTGTTTCCACGATTACGATTTGATTGCTGAAGGCGCAACTTTCGCAGAATCTGAAAAACGTTTGGCATTCATTACAGATTACTTAAAACAGAAAAAAGCAGAATCTGGAATTAAATTGCTTTGGGGAACTTCAAACTGTTTCTCAAATCCAAGATTTATGAACGGAGCAGCTACAAATCCTGATTTTAATGTTGTAGCGAGAGCTGGAGGACAAGTAAAATTAGCTTTGGATGCAACAATCGCTTTAGGTGGAGAAAATTATGTGTTCTGGGGAGGTAGAGAAGGTTATATGTCTTTACTAAACACAGACATGGGTAGAGAATTAGACCACATGGCGCAATTCTTAGCAATGTCTAGAGACTATGCTAGATCACAAGGTTTTAAAGGAACTTTCTTCATCGAACCAAAACCAATGGAGCCATCAAAACACCAATATGATTTTGACTCGGCAACTGCAATTGGATTCTTAAAAGAATACGGTTTAGATAAAGATTTCAAAATCAATATCGAGGTTAACCACGCTACCTTGGCACAGCATACTTTTCAACATGAATTAGAAGTGGCTGCAAAAGCTGGAATGTTAGGAAGTATCGATGCGAACAGAGGTGATTATCAAAACGGATGGGACACAGATCAGTTCCCAAATAATATTCAGGAAACGACTGAAGCAATGTTGGTTTTCTTAAAAGCTGGCGGATTACAAGGCGGAGGAGTTAACTTTGATGCTAAAATTAGAAGAAATTCTACAGATTTAGAAGATGTTTTCTTAGCTCATATTGGTGGTGCTGATACTTTTGCAAGAGCTTTATTGACTGCAGATAAAATTATCACTTCTTCTCCTTATGAAAAATTAAGAAAAGAAAGATACAGCTCTTTCGATTCTGGAAAAGGAAAAGATTTTGCTGACGGAAAATTAAACCTTAAAGATTTATATGATATCGCGAACCAAAATGGAGAATTAACACTTCAAAGCGGTAAACAAGAATTGTTTGAAAATATCATCAACCAATATATTTAA
- a CDS encoding GntR family transcriptional regulator, translating into MLKEEEKFEFIINHDSDIPKYQQLVDGITNSIAENILQKGDLLPSVNVICKTYQLSRDTVFKAYSILKEQNVIDSVPNKGYYVAGETRKVLLVLDTFKAYKEVLYHSVVNNLPDNVIIDVQFHHYNIDVFKTIINNGIGKYYKYVVMNFDHAAIAPALSAISNDKLLLIDWNIQAGKASNYVFQDFGRAFYDSLTQAVDLFKKYKKIDFVYPDFTNHPWETVEFFKKFCADFNFEYEIITDPKKFNIEKEIAYISVSDRILGYFLEQCKEKDLEPGKDVGFLSYNETPMKKFIYKGISVVSTDFKEIGTKAAAFITHDEDTQCYVPTNLILRESL; encoded by the coding sequence ATGCTAAAAGAAGAAGAAAAATTTGAATTTATAATCAATCATGATAGTGATATCCCGAAGTACCAGCAACTGGTTGACGGAATCACAAATTCGATTGCTGAGAATATTTTGCAAAAGGGAGATTTACTTCCGTCTGTAAATGTGATTTGTAAAACGTACCAGCTTTCGAGAGATACAGTTTTTAAGGCTTATTCGATTTTGAAAGAGCAGAATGTAATTGATTCGGTTCCGAATAAGGGCTATTATGTGGCAGGCGAAACGAGAAAAGTGCTTTTGGTTTTAGACACTTTTAAAGCATATAAGGAGGTTTTATACCATTCGGTTGTGAATAATCTGCCAGACAATGTGATTATCGATGTGCAGTTTCATCATTATAATATTGATGTTTTTAAAACGATTATCAACAACGGAATCGGAAAGTATTATAAATATGTGGTGATGAATTTTGACCACGCAGCTATTGCTCCAGCTTTGTCTGCGATTTCAAACGATAAACTGCTTTTAATTGACTGGAATATTCAGGCTGGTAAAGCTAGTAATTATGTTTTTCAGGATTTTGGTAGAGCATTTTACGATTCATTGACACAAGCGGTTGATTTGTTTAAAAAGTATAAAAAAATAGATTTTGTTTATCCCGATTTTACGAATCATCCTTGGGAAACGGTTGAGTTTTTTAAGAAGTTTTGTGCTGATTTTAATTTTGAATATGAAATTATTACAGATCCTAAAAAGTTCAATATCGAAAAAGAAATTGCTTATATCAGTGTAAGTGACAGGATTCTAGGATATTTTTTGGAGCAGTGCAAAGAGAAAGATTTAGAACCTGGAAAAGACGTTGGATTTTTGTCTTATAACGAAACGCCAATGAAGAAATTTATATACAAAGGAATTTCGGTTGTGTCAACTGATTTTAAAGAAATAGGAACCAAAGCAGCGGCATTTATTACGCATGACGAAGATACTCAGTGTTATGTGCCGACAAATTTAATATTAAGAGAATCATTGTAA
- a CDS encoding glycoside hydrolase family 43 protein, whose product MPEDSIEQINFEEINKLAISKPLVSHIYTADPSAHVFNGKIYIYPSHDIDAGIPFNDNGDHFGMEDYHVFSMDDISSKAVDNGVALHVNDVRWAEKQMWAPDAAHKNGKYYLYFPAKRANGIFQIGVAVSDSPVGPFLPQPDAIKGSYSIDPAVFEDEDGKHYIYFGGIWGGQLQKYRNNKYNQNNEEPSGNEPALGPIVALLRDDMLEFAEDPREIKILDENGKDLLAGDNDRRFFEASWVHKYNGKYYFSYSTGDTHFICYAIGDNPYGPFTYQGRILNPVVGWTSHHSICEVEGEWYLFYHDSSLSKGVTHLRSMKVTKIDYLEDGSIVTIDPYGIRRLFD is encoded by the coding sequence ATGCCTGAAGATAGTATTGAACAAATTAATTTCGAAGAAATTAATAAACTGGCAATTTCAAAGCCTTTAGTATCTCATATTTATACTGCAGATCCGTCTGCGCATGTATTTAATGGTAAAATTTATATTTATCCGTCGCATGATATTGATGCGGGAATTCCTTTTAACGATAATGGAGATCATTTCGGAATGGAAGATTATCATGTTTTCTCGATGGATGACATTTCATCAAAAGCCGTTGATAATGGTGTTGCACTTCATGTGAATGATGTTCGATGGGCCGAAAAACAAATGTGGGCGCCAGATGCGGCACATAAAAACGGAAAATATTATTTGTATTTCCCTGCCAAACGTGCCAACGGAATTTTTCAGATTGGAGTTGCTGTAAGTGATTCTCCAGTTGGACCTTTTTTACCTCAGCCAGACGCCATAAAAGGAAGTTACAGCATTGATCCTGCGGTTTTTGAAGACGAAGACGGAAAGCATTATATATATTTTGGCGGTATTTGGGGCGGGCAATTACAGAAATATAGAAATAACAAATACAATCAAAATAACGAAGAGCCTTCTGGAAATGAACCTGCTTTAGGACCAATCGTAGCCTTGCTTCGTGATGATATGCTTGAGTTTGCAGAAGATCCAAGAGAAATTAAAATTCTGGATGAAAACGGAAAAGATCTTTTAGCAGGGGATAATGACCGTCGTTTCTTTGAAGCTTCATGGGTTCATAAGTATAACGGAAAATATTATTTTTCGTATTCTACAGGTGACACGCATTTTATTTGTTATGCTATTGGCGATAATCCTTATGGACCATTTACGTATCAGGGAAGAATCTTGAATCCGGTTGTAGGATGGACGTCGCATCATTCAATTTGTGAAGTTGAAGGTGAATGGTATTTATTTTACCACGATTCGAGTTTGTCAAAAGGTGTAACGCATTTAAGAAGCATGAAAGTTACCAAAATCGATTATCTTGAAGATGGTTCGATAGTGACGATTGATCCTTATGGGATAAGGAGATTGTTTGATTAG
- a CDS encoding MBL fold metallo-hydrolase, whose translation MKIIALQEGNYIANSKKEFKLITKETTDTGLKMAIQPFLVITDNDVILLDLGLGFMNDGIPFIHEILKKNNITPDQITKVLVSHLHKDHIEGIGYFENGNFVCNFPNAKIYIQEREIDFALEQINNPSYVFEILNELKKLPNVKLMHNDSGQITDEIFYEVSAGHTKYHQVFWIKADDEIVFYGADDLPQKIYWSMHVAYKTDFDGKRAMESRKKWEQQAKDENWKVLFYHDMKMPVLEFFEQKMEYVS comes from the coding sequence ATGAAAATTATAGCTTTACAAGAAGGAAATTATATAGCTAATTCTAAAAAGGAGTTTAAGCTGATTACAAAAGAAACAACCGATACAGGTCTTAAAATGGCAATACAACCTTTTTTGGTCATTACAGATAATGATGTCATATTATTAGATTTGGGTTTAGGATTTATGAATGATGGAATTCCGTTTATTCATGAAATACTGAAAAAGAATAATATTACACCAGACCAAATAACAAAAGTTTTAGTTTCACATCTGCATAAAGATCATATCGAAGGAATTGGTTATTTTGAGAATGGAAATTTCGTTTGTAATTTTCCAAATGCTAAGATTTACATTCAGGAACGGGAGATAGATTTTGCTTTAGAGCAAATCAATAATCCGTCTTATGTTTTTGAGATTTTAAATGAGCTGAAAAAACTGCCTAATGTAAAATTAATGCATAATGACAGCGGGCAGATTACTGATGAAATTTTCTACGAAGTTTCAGCCGGACATACCAAATATCACCAAGTTTTCTGGATCAAAGCCGATGATGAAATTGTTTTTTACGGCGCAGACGATTTGCCTCAAAAAATATACTGGTCAATGCACGTTGCTTACAAAACTGACTTTGATGGAAAACGCGCTATGGAATCACGAAAAAAATGGGAACAGCAGGCAAAAGACGAAAACTGGAAAGTGCTTTTTTACCACGATATGAAAATGCCAGTTCTGGAATTTTTTGAACAAAAAATGGAATACGTATCATAA
- a CDS encoding LysR substrate-binding domain-containing protein, with translation MELRQLKYFLKAKELLNFTEAATALHISQSTLSQQIKQLEDELQVPLFNRIGKRITLTEAGDLFSVYAQQSVNKATDGFELLKDLNNLENGKVAIGVTYALRHVVTKALILFSSEYPKIQFEIVFGTSQELIQKLNLFELDVILTFEEIASEAHFKYRELFTSPMALVTSTETSFSTKKSISLSEVSSLPLALPSSGFSTTQFINKAFKKDNLNPEVTIEINDIPTLLELIKTGKWHTILTKTTIENEKDLHAIPIKGENMTRTAMLISLKEVYEKKAVIAFLKTLMENLQ, from the coding sequence ATGGAACTTCGACAACTTAAATATTTTCTGAAAGCAAAAGAATTACTGAATTTTACAGAAGCCGCAACTGCGCTTCATATCAGTCAAAGCACTTTATCACAGCAAATTAAACAATTGGAAGATGAATTGCAAGTACCTCTTTTTAATAGAATTGGAAAACGAATTACACTTACAGAAGCAGGAGATTTATTTTCGGTCTACGCACAGCAGTCTGTCAACAAAGCAACTGACGGATTTGAACTTTTAAAAGATTTGAATAATCTTGAAAATGGAAAAGTAGCGATTGGTGTGACATACGCACTTCGTCATGTGGTTACAAAAGCTTTGATTTTATTTAGTTCAGAGTATCCTAAAATTCAATTCGAAATCGTCTTTGGAACTTCGCAGGAACTGATACAAAAATTAAATCTTTTTGAGCTTGATGTGATTCTCACTTTTGAAGAAATTGCTTCTGAAGCACATTTTAAATACAGGGAATTATTTACATCTCCAATGGCTTTGGTTACCTCAACCGAAACATCATTTAGCACTAAAAAAAGTATTTCTTTGAGTGAAGTCAGTTCTCTGCCGCTCGCACTTCCTTCAAGTGGTTTCAGTACTACACAGTTTATAAATAAAGCTTTTAAAAAAGACAATCTCAATCCGGAAGTTACGATTGAAATTAATGATATTCCCACTTTACTTGAATTAATCAAAACGGGAAAATGGCATACCATTTTAACTAAAACAACAATCGAAAACGAAAAAGATTTGCATGCGATACCCATAAAAGGAGAAAACATGACCAGAACTGCGATGCTTATTTCTTTGAAAGAAGTGTATGAGAAAAAAGCGGTGATTGCGTTTTTGAAAACGTTGATGGAGAATTTGCAATAA
- the fsa gene encoding fructose-6-phosphate aldolase: protein MKFFIDTANLEDIREAQSLGVLDGVTTNPSLMAKEGITGKENILKHYLDICNIVDGDVSAEVISTDYEGMVREGEELAALHPQIVVKLPMIGDGIKACKYFSSKEIKTNVTLVFSAGQALLAAKAGATYVSPFLGRLDDVSTDGMHLIEEIREIYDNYNYQTQILSASVRHTMHIVNCAKVGSDVMTGPLSAIKGLLKHPLTDIGLKQFVEDAKKMNL, encoded by the coding sequence ATGAAATTTTTTATTGATACTGCGAATCTAGAAGATATTCGAGAAGCACAATCTTTGGGTGTCTTAGACGGCGTAACAACCAATCCGTCTTTAATGGCGAAAGAAGGTATAACCGGAAAAGAAAATATCCTTAAACATTATCTTGACATTTGTAACATTGTAGATGGCGATGTTTCTGCTGAGGTAATCTCAACCGATTATGAAGGAATGGTAAGAGAAGGAGAGGAGCTTGCTGCGCTTCATCCGCAGATTGTGGTAAAACTGCCTATGATCGGCGATGGTATAAAAGCCTGTAAATACTTTTCATCAAAAGAAATTAAAACCAATGTAACTTTAGTGTTTTCTGCAGGTCAGGCTTTATTAGCTGCGAAAGCCGGCGCAACTTATGTCTCTCCATTTTTAGGAAGATTAGATGATGTTTCTACAGATGGAATGCATTTAATTGAAGAAATCAGAGAAATCTACGATAATTACAATTACCAAACTCAAATATTATCAGCCTCAGTACGACATACTATGCATATTGTAAATTGTGCAAAAGTAGGCTCAGATGTAATGACTGGACCTCTTTCGGCAATTAAAGGTTTGTTGAAACATCCGCTAACAGATATTGGTTTGAAACAATTTGTTGAAGATGCTAAAAAAATGAATCTCTAA
- a CDS encoding FecR family protein has translation MTVKKSERLIVKFITNQASQEEIEKLTEWLKEDENQIVFKDFVKTNYAIDTAMNNFDSTEVRKQLSQRIQNENNVFAKRRFSSYYKYAAILIVALGGFYLYKNSESSPSKQNVVIPREDEIVLQLGNESQTLDPNEARNVTDKNGNIIGKQEKNRLVYNKAYSEGELVYNVLRIPYGKKFEVQLSDGTLVHLNAGTSFRYPVQFVKNQNRQVYLLGEGYFEVEKDKQHPFMINTQNVNVEVLGTKFNVDTYTENISTDVVLVEGKVSLYKDQKAKENPVYLKPGEKGSTIKSRSEIKIEQVNTDYYTAWVKGSLVFKNASFNDIIKKLERHYNVTFINRNKMLGKEIFNARFDNEPIEVVLKYFSDSYAIDYIIDRDKITIK, from the coding sequence ATGACAGTGAAAAAATCAGAGCGGTTAATCGTTAAATTTATCACAAATCAGGCAAGTCAGGAAGAAATTGAGAAGCTGACAGAATGGTTAAAAGAAGATGAAAACCAAATTGTGTTTAAGGATTTTGTGAAAACCAATTACGCAATAGATACTGCTATGAACAATTTTGATTCTACCGAAGTAAGAAAACAGCTTTCTCAAAGAATTCAAAACGAAAATAATGTTTTTGCAAAAAGAAGATTTTCATCTTATTATAAATATGCAGCGATTTTGATTGTGGCTCTGGGAGGATTTTATCTTTATAAAAATTCAGAATCTTCACCTTCAAAGCAAAATGTAGTGATTCCGAGAGAAGATGAAATTGTACTGCAGTTGGGAAATGAATCGCAAACTCTTGATCCCAATGAAGCCAGAAATGTAACCGACAAAAATGGAAACATCATTGGTAAACAAGAAAAAAATAGATTGGTTTATAACAAAGCTTATTCTGAAGGAGAACTGGTTTATAATGTCCTTAGAATTCCATATGGTAAAAAGTTTGAAGTGCAATTATCAGACGGCACATTGGTGCATTTAAACGCTGGGACTTCATTTCGATATCCAGTGCAATTTGTAAAAAATCAAAACCGACAAGTTTATCTTCTTGGAGAAGGCTATTTTGAAGTAGAAAAAGACAAGCAGCATCCGTTTATGATTAATACACAAAATGTAAACGTTGAGGTTTTGGGAACCAAATTTAACGTAGATACATATACTGAAAATATAAGTACTGATGTGGTTTTGGTCGAAGGAAAAGTATCGCTTTATAAAGATCAGAAAGCAAAAGAAAATCCTGTTTACTTAAAACCTGGTGAAAAAGGATCGACTATAAAAAGTCGTTCAGAAATTAAAATAGAACAAGTTAATACAGACTATTATACGGCTTGGGTAAAAGGAAGTTTAGTGTTTAAAAATGCTTCGTTTAATGATATTATCAAGAAGCTGGAACGTCATTATAATGTCACGTTTATAAACCGAAATAAAATGCTCGGAAAAGAAATTTTCAATGCCCGATTTGATAACGAACCCATCGAAGTGGTTTTGAAATATTTTAGTGATAGTTACGCAATAGATTATATCATTGACAGGGATAAAATCACGATTAAGTAA
- a CDS encoding FGGY family carbohydrate kinase, with the protein MYYIGYDIGSSSVKAALVEAETGKKVIVLNEPQNEMEILSIHPDWAEQDPEIWWQHICTATKRAIKESNIDASKIQGIGISYQMHGLVIVDKEKKALRNSIIWCDSRAVEIGNKAFTEIGEEKCMSHLLNSPGNFTASKLKWVKENEPEVYKKIDKYMLPGDYIALKLTGEVTTTKNGLSEGMLWDYKENKVADWLLDYYGIDQSLTPKIVENFTNQGVVTEEASAASGLPAGIPIVYRAGDQPNNALSLNVLNPGEVAATGGTSGVFYAVSEMSSGKSTRVNNFVHVNYELETPRVGKLLNINGAGIQYRWLRNNMGNESYEVMNEKASNVEVGSEGVVVIPFGNGAERMFNNKNIGTHFLNLNLNIHNSAHLFRASLEGIAFSFVYGMECLKEDNATINVIRAGNDNLFRSEIFSNTVATLIGHEIEIYNTTGAVGAARAVGLKDGDYSKFGANVSDNDHVMTFLPLHNKEPYETAYQKWKKELELILTNK; encoded by the coding sequence ATGTATTATATCGGATATGATATTGGAAGTTCTTCTGTCAAGGCAGCCTTGGTGGAAGCAGAAACGGGTAAAAAAGTAATCGTTTTGAATGAACCGCAGAACGAAATGGAAATCCTTTCTATTCACCCAGATTGGGCAGAGCAGGATCCTGAAATCTGGTGGCAGCACATTTGTACTGCGACAAAAAGAGCAATTAAAGAATCAAATATCGATGCATCGAAAATTCAGGGAATTGGAATTTCTTACCAAATGCATGGATTGGTGATCGTGGATAAAGAAAAAAAGGCACTTCGAAATTCGATTATTTGGTGTGACAGCCGTGCGGTAGAAATTGGAAATAAGGCTTTCACCGAAATTGGAGAAGAAAAATGCATGTCGCATTTATTGAATTCGCCAGGGAATTTTACAGCTTCGAAACTGAAATGGGTAAAAGAAAACGAGCCTGAAGTTTATAAGAAAATTGATAAATACATGCTTCCGGGAGATTACATCGCTTTGAAATTGACAGGCGAAGTAACGACAACCAAAAACGGTTTATCTGAAGGAATGCTTTGGGATTATAAAGAAAATAAAGTAGCCGACTGGCTTTTGGATTACTACGGAATAGATCAGTCTTTGACGCCAAAAATTGTAGAGAACTTTACAAATCAAGGAGTTGTTACGGAAGAAGCTTCGGCAGCATCGGGTCTTCCAGCAGGAATTCCGATTGTTTACAGGGCCGGGGATCAGCCGAATAATGCTTTGTCATTAAATGTTTTGAATCCGGGAGAAGTAGCGGCAACAGGCGGAACATCTGGAGTTTTTTATGCAGTAAGCGAAATGTCTTCTGGAAAAAGCACTCGAGTAAACAATTTCGTTCACGTAAATTACGAATTGGAAACGCCGAGAGTTGGTAAACTTTTAAATATTAATGGAGCAGGAATTCAGTACAGATGGCTTCGTAATAATATGGGGAATGAAAGTTACGAAGTAATGAATGAAAAAGCTTCAAATGTTGAAGTAGGATCAGAAGGCGTTGTGGTAATTCCGTTTGGAAATGGTGCAGAGCGTATGTTCAACAACAAAAATATCGGAACACATTTTTTAAATCTAAACCTGAATATTCACAATAGCGCCCATTTGTTTAGAGCTTCTTTAGAAGGAATTGCCTTTTCGTTTGTGTACGGAATGGAATGTTTAAAAGAGGATAATGCGACGATTAATGTCATTAGAGCGGGGAATGATAATTTGTTCCGTTCTGAAATTTTCTCTAATACTGTGGCAACTTTAATTGGCCACGAAATTGAAATTTACAATACAACAGGAGCAGTTGGTGCTGCAAGAGCGGTTGGTTTAAAAGATGGTGATTATAGCAAATTTGGAGCTAATGTGAGTGACAATGATCATGTAATGACATTTTTACCACTTCACAACAAAGAACCATATGAGACTGCTTATCAAAAATGGAAAAAAGAATTAGAATTAATATTAACAAATAAATAA
- a CDS encoding gamma-glutamylcyclotransferase, whose translation MKDLQSMPALIIYGSLAPGESNHSVMNPIKGEWRKAAIKGKLQEGGWGSSLGYHGFIPVNAEEAETINCYVLFSNDLTANWDYLDEFEGDGYTRIQTEYELENGKKGTGFIYALKQ comes from the coding sequence ATGAAAGATTTACAATCAATGCCTGCATTAATTATTTACGGTTCGCTGGCACCGGGCGAATCCAATCATTCTGTTATGAATCCTATTAAGGGAGAATGGCGGAAAGCAGCTATAAAAGGGAAATTGCAGGAAGGAGGCTGGGGATCATCTCTAGGATATCATGGTTTTATTCCTGTCAATGCAGAAGAGGCAGAAACTATCAATTGTTATGTGCTTTTTTCTAATGATCTAACAGCAAATTGGGATTATCTTGACGAATTTGAAGGCGACGGTTATACGCGAATTCAAACGGAATATGAACTCGAAAACGGAAAAAAGGGAACAGGATTTATTTATGCTTTAAAACAATAA
- a CDS encoding RNA polymerase sigma-70 factor: MKTDDYNDNDKLIESLRNGDETAYTYLIDTYHHQLCVYANSLVKNVYSAEDIVQNVFIKVWEHRTRLKSDHALKSFLYKLTYNEFIDLYRKNQSLFSLEKSYYDALNGIVQEDNSEAFQRVLNAVNKEIQNLPPKCKEVFILSKKEGLTNIEIAEHLDVSIKTVEAQITKAFSILRSSLEEKVRSVLFLLFSAKKKFRLNNLI; this comes from the coding sequence ATGAAAACTGATGATTACAACGATAATGATAAACTGATTGAGTCTCTCAGAAATGGAGATGAAACGGCGTATACTTATTTAATCGATACTTATCATCATCAACTTTGCGTTTACGCCAACAGTTTAGTCAAAAATGTGTACAGTGCCGAAGACATTGTGCAAAATGTTTTTATTAAAGTTTGGGAACATCGTACACGATTAAAATCGGATCATGCCTTGAAAAGTTTTCTTTACAAACTGACTTACAATGAGTTTATAGATTTGTACAGAAAAAATCAATCTTTATTTTCTTTAGAAAAATCATATTATGATGCTTTGAACGGAATCGTTCAGGAAGATAATTCAGAAGCTTTTCAGAGAGTTTTAAATGCGGTAAATAAAGAGATTCAAAATCTTCCTCCAAAATGTAAAGAGGTTTTCATTTTGAGTAAAAAAGAAGGTTTGACTAATATTGAAATTGCAGAACATTTAGACGTTTCTATAAAAACGGTTGAAGCTCAGATTACTAAAGCTTTTTCTATTCTCCGTTCTTCTTTAGAAGAAAAAGTAAGGAGTGTATTGTTTTTGTTATTTTCAGCTAAAAAAAAATTCAGACTAAATAATTTAATCTGA